In Phaenicophaeus curvirostris isolate KB17595 unplaced genomic scaffold, BPBGC_Pcur_1.0 scaffold_510, whole genome shotgun sequence, the genomic window GGgcaaaaggggggggggggtcgggaCTGTCCTGGGAGGGTGGAATCAGCCCCCcctctgtgtgtccccccccccatgTGTTCCCCCCCCCGTCCCGGAGCCACAGCCCGGGCTTTGTGTCCCGAGTGGGCAGCAACAACGGCCCcattgagggggggggggcgggagtggggggggctgggaggggcactggtgGTACtgggggggctcttgggggggTCACTGGTGATACTAGGGGGCtcttgggggggctgggggcgttGGAGGGATCACTGGGGATATTGGAGGGTCtcttggggggtctggggggggcactggagatactgggggggctcttgggggggTCACTGGTGATActggggggctcttgggggggCTAGGGGGGCCACTGGTGATACTGGGGGGGGGCTAGGGGGGTCACTGGTGATACTGGGAGGCTcttgagggggctgggggcattGGGGGGATCACTGGGGATATTggaggggctcttggggggcctgggggggtcactggggatactggggggggcctgggggggtcaCTGGTGGTACTGgggggggctcttggggggtCACTGGTGATGCTGAAGGACTCTTAGGGGGGCTAGGGGGACACTGGTGATAGTGtggggggctcttggggggcctgggggggtcaCTGGTGATACTGGGGGGGGCTCTTGGGGGTCACTGGTGATACGGGTGGGGGTTCTTGGGGGGGGTCACTGGTGATACTGgggggggctcttgggggggCTAGGGGGTCACTGGTGATACtgggggggctcttggggggtCTGCGGGGGCACTGGTGATACtgggggctcttgggggggctggggggtcactgATGATActggggggctcttgggggTGGGGTCACTGTTGATAGtgggggggctcttggggggtgggggagtcACTGGTGATAGTGgggggggctcttgggggcCCTAGGGGGTCACTGGTGATACTGgggggggctcttgggggcgctggggggcactggtgatactggggggctcttgggggggctggggggggcactggtgATACTGGGGGGGCTCGTGGGGGGTCACTGGTGATACTGAAGGACTctcggggggctgggggggcactggtgATAGtgggggggctcttgggggggctgggaggggcactggtgatactggggggggcctggggggtcACTGTTGATACTGgggggggctcttggggggtCACTGGTGATACTGAAGGACTcttggggggactggggggtcactggtgatagtgggggggtcttgggggggctgggggcattGCGGGGGTCACTGGGGATACtggaggggctcttgagggggctgggggggcactggtgatactgggggtgcctggggggtCACTGTTGATACtgggggggctcttggggggtCACTGGTGATACTGAAGGACTCttgggggggctgcgggggcacTGGTGATAGtggggggctcttggggggccTGTGGGGTCACTGGTGATActggggggctcttgggggggctgggggtgttgggggaTCACTGGGGATATTggaggggctcttgggggggctgggaggggtaCTGTTGATACTGGGGGGGCTCTTGTGGGGGTCATTGGTGATACTGGAGGGctcttggggggctgggggggcactggtgatactggggggctcttgggggggTCACTGGTGATActggggggctcttggggggctggggggtcactggTGATACtgggggggctcttgggggggTCATTGGTGATACTGGAGGGCtcttgggggggctgggggaattggggggatCACTGGGGATATTGAAGGGGCTCTTGGGGGGGCTGGGCGGCACTGGTGGTACtgggggggctcttgggggggCTAAGGGGGGCACTGGTGATACTGGgggggggctcttggggggtCACTGGTGATACTGAAGGActcttggggggctgggggggcactggtgATAGTGgggggggctcttggggggcctgggggggtcaCTGGTGATACTGGGGGGGGCTCTTGGGGGTCACTGGTGATACGGGGCGGGGTTCTTCGGGGGTCACTGGTGATACTAAAGGActcttggggggctgggggggcactggtgATACTGAGGGGCTCTTGGGGGCTTAAGGAGGTCACTGGTGATGCTGGGGGCTCTTGGGGGCCCTAGGGGGGTCACTGGTGATACTGGGGGGGGCCTGTGGGGTCACTGGTAATActggggggctcttggggggccTAAGGGGGTCACTGGTGATactggggggctcttgagggggacactggggatgctgggggggccTGGGAAtggaggggggcactggggatactgggggggggctctgaggggccTTTGGGGATGTTGGGGGGGGAACGTGCATATCCCCCCCCTCGGGTCCTCTAATCACGTGACCCCCGCGGCGGGAAGCTCTGcacggcccccccccccccaaaaaaaaatgaggacgCGGTCTCAGCCAATCAGGAGCCGCGGTTCATAGCACCGCGCGCTGGGAGGGGCCGCGATGCGCCGCGCACCCTGATTAGCTGCGTCTCCCCGGCGGCTCGGTGACGTCACGCCGGGCTCCAACCAATCGGCGACGCGCTCGTCTCTGTCGCGAGGGCGCGCGGACCAATCGGCGCGCGGGGCCCAATCGCCCCACCCACCGCGGCCTCAGCGTCCGTGACGTCACCGCCGCGTCTCGACCAATAGGAGCGCGGGGAGGCGCCGCGGGGCGGGAGCGAGGGCCAATCAGCGCGCGGGAGAGCGGGGGGGGCGGGCCGGAAGCGCGAGGCGCGGCGCCGGGCGGAAGTCGGAGGGGCCAGGGCGGAAGACGGAGGCGCCGGGGTCAAGATGGCGGCGCGGCGGACCCCGCGGCCGGTGCTGCTGGCGCTGCTGCTGGCGCTGCTGCCGGGGGCCCGCGCCGCCCTCAACCTGCAGGAGCTGAGCGACCTCAAGTACGGCCTCGAGATCCTCGCCGAGCCCGTGCTGGCCGGGCAGGTGCGCGGGGAGGGGACCGAGCAGTGGCCTGAGGGCCCGACCGGGGCCGGGGGCTCTCGGTGAGGGTCCTGGCGGGGAGGCGGGGAGCCGGCCTGGGGACGTACTGGGAGCGGGGGCCCCGTACTGGGAGCGGGGGCCCATACCGGTGTTGTACTGTCATGTCCCCCCCCTCGGTCTCTGTGTGTGTCCGTCCCCCCCCCCTCGGTCTGTGTGTCCGTTCCCCCCCCCCTCGGTCTGTGTGTCCGTCCCCCCCCCTCGGTCTCCGtgttcccccccccccgtctccgtgttcccccccccccgtctccgtgttcccccccccccgtctccgtgtgtccccccccccgtctccgtgtgtcccccccccgtctccgtgtcccccccgcccccgccgtgTCCCCCCGCCTCAGTCTCCGTGgggtgtgtgtccccccccccagtctccgtcgtgtcccccccccccagtctccgtcatgcccccccccccagtctccgtggggtccccccccccacTCTCCATCGTGCCCCTCCCTCACTCTCCGCATCCCCCCCCCTCGCTCTCCACGTCCCCCTCCCTCACTCTCCGCGTCCCCCCCCCTTGCTCTCCACGTCCCCCCCCCTCActctctgcatccccccccCCTCACTCTCCACGTCCCCCCCCCCTCACTCTCCGTCCCCCCCAGCACCAGGCAGAGGACGTGGTGACGGTGGCCTCCAAGTTCAAGCAGCGGTACGAGTGCCGGTTGCCGGCAGCGGCCGTGCGGCGCCCGCCTGACCCTGAGGAGGAGGCGCAGCTCTACAACGGCTCCAGCGTCACCGAGCTCCTGCGCCCCATGGCAGCCGCCCCCTGCCTCGTCAAGGTGGGGCCTGGGGGGCACGCGGGGCAGGAGGTCACCTCGGGGGTGGCCGTCCTCATCCCAGGGGTTGGGTGGATAGATAATAAGCGGGTCAAGAACCGGTTGGTTGGTGGCATCCAGGCACGGGGCGGGAGGTCACCTCGTGGTGACCATTTTCATCCCATGGGTTTGATGGTTGATGGGTCAGGAAGTGGTTGGATCATCACATCCAGACAGAGAGCAGGAGGTCACTTCGTGGTGGCCGTCCTCATCCTGTGGGTTTGGCGTGTGGATAGATAATAAGTTCATCAAGAACTGGTTGGTTGGTTGCATCCAGACAGAGGGCAGGAGGTCACCTCATGGTGGCCGTCTTCATCCCACGAGTTTGATGATTGGAGGGTTGATGGGTCAGGAACTGGTTGGATCGTTGCATCCAGACACAGGATGGGGGGGTCATCTTGTAGTGGCCGTCCTCATCCCATGGGTTTGGTGTGTGGGTAGATAATAAGTTCATCAAGAACTGGTTGGTTGGTTGTATCCAGACAGAGGGCAGGAGGTCACCTCGTGGTGACCATCTTCATCCCATGAGTTGGATGGTTGGTGGGTCAGGAACTGGTTGTATCATCACATCCAGACACAAGGCAGGAGGTGACCTCTTGGCGCCCATCTTCATCCCATGGGTTTGATGGTTGGAGGGTTAGTGGATCAGGAACTCGTTGGATCATCACATCCAGACAGAGAGCAGGAGGTCACTTCATGGTGGCCATCCTCATCCCATGGGTTTGTTGTGTGGATAGATAATAAGTTCATCAAGAACTGGTTGGTTGGTTGTATCCAGACAGAGGGCAGGAGATCACCTCTTGGCGCCCATCTTCATCCCATGGGCTTGATGTGTGAAAGGTTGGTGGGTCAGGAAGCGATTGGACCATCACGTCCAGACACGAGGCAGCAGGTCATCTCGTGGTGGCCGTCTTCATCCCATGAGTTGCATGATTGGATGGTTGGTGGATCAGGAACTGGTTGGTTGGTCACATCCAGGCACAGGGTGGGAGGTCACCTTGGGGTGCCCATCTTCATCCCATGAGTTGGATGGTTAGAGGGTTGGTGGGTCAGGAACTAGTTAGATAGTTACATCAAGACAAGGTGGTTCTGCtgaatccctggaggtgttgaaggccaggttggatgaggcttggtgGAACCAGagccggtgggaggtgtctctgcttggaactggatgggcttgagCTCCGACCCAACCCATCTCATGATTCTCTGCTCCCGTGTCCTTTCCAGGCCAAGGACTGGTGGACGTACGAGTTCTGCTACGGGAAGCACATCCAGCAGTACCACGTGGAAGGTGACGGCGGCgtggggagggggacagggctCGATTGTCCCCAGAGTCCCCGTTCCCGGTGACTCTATCCTCTCCCCACAGAGTCAGAGATCAAAGGAGACATCCTCTTCCTCGGCTACTACCAATCGGCCTTTGACTGGGACGATGAGGCGGCCAAGGTCTGAGCTtggcccctcccggccccgtGGTGGGACGTCCCCctgggtccctgtccccaccctgtcccccctgccaggtccctgtccccacgctgtcccccccaccccgggtccctgtccccaccccagGCCTCCAAGCAGCACCGCCTCAAGCGCTACCACAGCCAGAGCTACGTCAACGGCTCTCGCTGCGACCTCACAGGCCGTGCCAGGGAGGCTGAAGTCCGGGTATGGGCACGGGGCTCCTGgtggggggatctgtggggctgggggggctctctgtggggctgggggtgctctgtgtggggctctgtggggctgggggtgtgtTGGGGTGTCTCtgtttggggctgggggcgatccctgtggggctctatggggctgggggggctccctGTGTGtttctatggggctgggggtgctccctgtggggctctgtggggctgggggtgctccctgtgggtctctatggggctgggggtgctctggggggctccgtgtgggtctctatggggctgggggtgtgccctgtgggtctctatggggctgggggtgctccctgtggggctctatggggctgggggtgctccctgtggggctctatggggctgggggtgctccGTGTGGGtttctatggggctgggggggctccgtgtgggtctctatggggctgggggcgctccctgtgggtctctatggggctgggggcgctccgtgtgggtctctatggggctgggggcgctccgtgtgggtctctatggggctgggggggctccctGTGTGtttctatggggctggggctgctccgtgtgggtctctatggggctgggggcgctccgtgtgggtctctatggggctgggggcgctccctgtgggtctctatggggctgggggcgctccctgtgggtctctatggggctgggggcgctccctgtgggtctctatggggctgggggcgctccctgtgggtctctatggggctgggggcgctccctgtgggtctctatggggctgggggtgctccgtgtgggtctctatgggtctgggggcgcTCCGtgagggtctctgtgggtctgggggtgccccgtgtgggtctctatgggtctggggtcgctccctgtgggtctctatggggctggggctgctccgtgtgggtctctatggggctgggggcgctccgtgtgggtctctatgggtctgggggtgctccctgtgggtctgggggcGCTCcgtgtgggtctctatggggctgagggtgctctgtgtgggtctctatgggtctggggggacTCCCTGtagggctctatgggtctgggggtgctccgtgtgggtctctgtggggctgggggtgctccgtgtgggtctctatggggctgagggtgctCCCtttgggtctctatggggctgggagtgcTCTGAGGGGGCTCCGTGtgtgtctctatggggctgggggtgctccGTATGgctctctgtggggcaggggccGCCGAGCGGGGCGCCCCCAGGCCCtggtgaccccccccccccaccctccccgCCGTGTCCCCAGTTCGTGTGCGAGGAAGGCGCCAGCGACCACATCGCGCGGGTGGACGAGCCGCAGTCATGCTCGTACGTGGTGACGGTGCACACGGCGCGGCTGTGCCGGCACCCGCTGCTGCGCCCGCCCGCCAGCGCCGCCCCCCAGCCCATCCTGTGCCACCCCGCGCTCAGCCCCAGCCAGTACGGACAGTACATCCGAGCGCAAGTCTGTGAGTCCAACGGTGACGCCCTTGTCCCCTCTCTAGGTGacatttcccaccccccccccaccctctCTCAGTGACGTTTTCCCTCTCCGAGACACCACGTTCCCCCCTCTCAGTGACATTTCCCCTCCTGGTGACACCACATCCCCTCTCCTCTCGGTGACACCACATTCCCTCTCTGGGTGACACCGCGTTCCCCCTCTAGGTGACATTTCCCCTCTTGGTGACATCACGTCCCCCACCTCTAGGTGACATTTCCCCTCTTGGTGACGCCACATCCCCCTCTCTCTTGGTGACATTTCCCCTCTCAGTGACACCGCATCCCTTCTCTCAGTGACACGGTGTCCCCTCTCCTCTCAGTGACATTTCCCTTCCTGGTGATGCCTCGTCCCCCCTCTCCTCTCGGTGACACCATGTCCCCCCCTCTCAGTGACATTTTCCCTCCTGGTGACACCGCATCCCCCCTCCTGGTGACTCCACATCCCCTCTCCTCTCAGTGACACCACATTCCCTCTCTCGGTGACACCGCGTCCCCCCTCTAGGTGACATTTCCCCTCTTGGTGACACCACGTCCCCCACCTCTAGGTGACATTTCCCCTCTCGGTGATGCCACATCCCCCTCTGTCTTGGTGACATTTCCCCTCTCGGTGACACCGCATCCCTTCTCTCAGTGACATTTCCCTTCCTGGTGATGCCTcgtccctcctctcctcttggTGACACAGGGTCCCCCCCTCTCAGTGACATTTCCCCTCCTGGTGACACTGCATTCCCTCTCTTGGTGACACTGTGTCCCCCCTCTGGGTGACATTTCCCCTCTTGGTGACACTTCCGTTCTCGGTGACGCCACATCCCCCTCTCTCTTGGTGACATTTCCCATCTCAGTGACATTTCCCTTCCTGGTGATGCCTCgtcccctctctcctcttggTGACACCGTGTCCCCCCCTCTCACCCTCCTGGTGACTCCACATCCCCTCTCCTCTCGGTGACACTGCATTCCCTCTCTTGGTGACACCACATCCCCCCTCTGGGTGACATTTCCCCTCTTGGTGACGCCACATCCCCCTCTCTCTTGGTGACATTTCCCCTCTCAGTGACAGCGCATTCCTTCTCTCAGTGACACGGTGTCCCCTCTCCTCTCAGTGACATTTCCCCTTCTGGTGACACCGCATCCCCCCTCCTGGTGACGTCACATCCCCTCTCCTCTCGGTGACATTTTCCCTCTCGGTGACACCACATCCCCCACCTCTGGGTGACATTTCCCCTCTCTCGGTGATGCCACATCCCCCTCTCTCGGTGACATTCCTTCTCTCAGTGACACAGTGTCCCCTCTCAGTGACATTTCCCTTTCTGGTGATGCCTCGtcccccctctcctctcagTGACATTTCCCCTTCTGGTGACACCGCATCCCCTCTCGGTGACACCGTTTCCCCCCTCTGGGTGACATTTCCCCTCTCAGTGACACCGCATCCCTTCTCTCAGTGACATGGTGTCCCCTCTCCTCTCAGTGACATTTCCCTTCTTGGTATGCCTcgtcccctctctcctctcagtGACATTTCCCCTCTCAGTGACACAGTGTCCCCTCTCCTCTTGGTGACATTTCCCCTCCCGGTTATGCTTCATCCCCCCTCTCAGTGACATTTCCCCTCTCGGTGACACCGTATCCCCTTCTTGGTGACATTTCCCCTCTCGGTGACACCACATCCCTTCTCTCAGTGACACAGTGTCCCCTCTCCTCTTGGTGACATTTCTCCTCCCGGTTATGCTTCGTCCCCCCTCTTGGTGACATTTTCCCTCTTGGTGACACCGCGTCCCCCTTCTCTTGGTGGCACCACATCCCCTCTCTCTCGGTGACATTTCCCCTCTCGGTGACACCGTATCCCCTCCTTGGTGACATTTCCCCTCTCGGTGA contains:
- the LOC138735164 gene encoding merozoite surface protein CMZ-8-like, which codes for MHVPPPTSPKAPQSPPPSPSVSPVPPQPPKSPLVSPVTPEEPRPVSPVTPKSPPQAPPLSPVPPQPPESPSVSPVTPHEPP